In one window of Gossypium arboreum isolate Shixiya-1 chromosome 4, ASM2569848v2, whole genome shotgun sequence DNA:
- the LOC108458360 gene encoding myb-related protein 306-like — protein MGRPPCCDKVGVKKGPWTPEEDIVLVSYIQEHGPGNWRAVPTNTGLLRCSKSCRLRWTNYLRPGIRRGNFTEHEEKMIIHLQALLGNRWAAIASYLPQRTDNDIKNYWNTHLKKKLKKLHGSEGYCRDGFPSSAASDQISRGQWERKLQTDINMAKQALSDALSPEKSSDLAELKPCHGNTYAKPEGYASSTENIAKLLKGWMRKNPLKPASTNSGVTQQSYDNMAATGVTTDSANSSEGNDQRCSKPICEGFESLFVFESFDSSNSDDFSQSMSTEASLSLQDETKPDLSPQLSLLEKWLFDDAANQGKYYQLSDITLDENPSFF, from the exons ATGGGGAGACCACCTTGCTGCGACAAAGTCGGTGTGAAGAAAGGTCCATGGACTCCTGAAGAAGATATCGTCTTGGTGTCTTATATTCAAGAACATGGTCCTGGGAATTGGAGAGCTGTTCCTACCAATACAG GGTTGCTCAGATGTAGCAAGAGTTGCAGGCTTAGATGGACTAATTACTTGAGGCCCGGGATTCGAAGGGGTAACTTTACAGAACATGAAGAGAAGATGATAATCCACCTTCAAGCTCTTTTAGGCAACAG ATGGGCTGCAATAGCATCTTACTTGCCTCAAAGAACAGACAATGACATTAAAAACTACTGGAACACTCATCTGAAGAAGAAGCTGAAGAAACTCCATGGAAGTGAAGGTTATTGCAGAGATGGGTTCCCATCATCAGCTGCATCAGACCAGATTTCACGAGGTCAATGGGAGAGAAAGTTGCAGACTGATATAAATATGGCTAAACAGGCTTTATCAGATGCATTGTCGCCTGAGAAATCAAGTGATTTAGCTGAGTTGAAACCTTGTCATGGGAACACTTATGCCAAACCAGAAGGGTATGCATCAAGCACAGAGAATATAGCTAAGCTGTTAAAAGGGTGGATGAGAAAGAACCCATTAAAGCCTGCTTCAACAAACTCTGGTGTCACTCAACAATCATATGACAACATGGCGGCTACTGGGGTGACCACCGATTCAGCTAATTCTAGTGAAGGGAATGATCAAAGGTGCAGCAAGCCAATATGTGAGGGTTTTGAGTCATTGTTTGTGTTTGAATCTTTTGATTCTTCAAATTCAGATGATTTCTCACAATCCATGTCAACTGAGGCAAGCCTTAGTTTGCAAGATGAAACAAAGCCAGATCTTAGTCCCCAACTTTCATTGCTTGAGAAATGGCTTTTTGATGATGCTGCAAATCAAGGGAAATATTACCAGCTTAGTGATATCACATTAGATGAAAACCCTAGTTTTTTCTAG